The genomic DNA GATGGCAATAAAGAAAGCATTTGGAATAAGAATTAGAAATTTAAGAATTTCGATTTGTTTTTTCTGGATTCTTTCAAGAGTTATAAAACTTAAAATAAGCGGAATGATATTGATAAAGAGGAGGGCATAAATATCAAATCTCAATCCATGAGCGAAGGCCAATAGAATATCGCTAGTTCTGGCCTCGGCAAAGCCATGATGGTTCCATACATAATAGATAATTCTTTCAATGGTGTAGAAACCCATTAAAATTCCAAACATGGAGACAACATAGAAAAATGGAGCAAATGATTTTTTCATCTTTAGGCTGTATTAAAGCCTGAATATTTTATTTTGTCATTTTTAGAATTGGTGTCGAGGCTGAAAAATGATCATAATTGGGGCTTGGAGTGTGGGATGAGAATTATTATAATTCTGATGTGTCTTTCGTTTGCGGCGAAGGCCAACGTGCAGTTTGAAGCGCCTAAAGTTCAGTCAGCCACTGTGAGTGATGTGAAGTTCACGGTGACTTCTCAAACTTATAAAATCATCTTTAAATCAGATGAAATTTCTTGGGGAACACGTATGTTTGCCAAGTATGAAACAAAGAGTACCGGTCAAGTTGAGGATTATGCAGTTGTGCAGTTCATTCGCGGATGTCATTTTAACAATTATGTTGAGAATGGGAAAATCGTCTATGTTGACAATATCTCAAGAGAATTCTTTAATGAAATGATCACATATAAACATCCGGAATGGGTAATCGATTCTGTCGACCTAGACCCTATGTACAATAATACTCCTGAGGGTTTTGAAAAATGGAATACGCGCCACGGCCTTTACCGCTGGAATCGCAAGCATAATTTTGACCAAAATGGAGAAGTGCTTTTTAAAGATGAAAAGCCAAAAAAACCTTATCTTTATGTTATGGATCACCCTGGAACTGCTTTCTTTCAGGATAGATGGGCTAAGAATATCTCTTTGGAATTTAAAGTCTGCCTCTACAAAACCAAGGACATCCCTGTTACGGCAGCTCCAAATGACTTGAATTTTGCAAAAGCGGTCCAGTGTTTCGATTGGAATAGCTCTTTTATTTATGATCATTTCAAAAGCACTTTTTCAAGGCCGACAGGACTACATCCTCATTGCGTAAAATAGATCTTTGACAGTATTTCTGGCCCTGCTACCATATAGGGATGAAACACTGGAAATACTTGAGCGCGGGCGACATTGTTGATGTTATTGCACCCTCTTCTTACACTTCAAAAAAGAACTTGAAAGCGGGGGTGGAGTATCTGAAATCCTTAGGGCTTGTTGTGCGAATGCCTAAGGATTTAGTGAGGCCGGATTTCGTTTATGCGAACAATACCAAAAAGACTTTAGAACACATGAAAAAAGCTTTTTACAGCAAAGACAGCAAAGCTGTTTGGTGCTTAAGAGGTGGCTCAGGTGGATTCCGTTTGATGAATGAACTTTATAAATGGAAAAAACCGAAACACAAAAAAATATTCATTGGGATTAGTGACACAACATTTATTCATCTCTTTTTGAATCAAAAATGGGGGTGGGCGACGCTTCATGCTCCTATGGTTTCCATGCTTGGACCCAAAAAAACCAGTCGCGCAGAGAAAAAAGATTTAGAAAAAGCGATCTTCGGAAAGTCCAATAAAGCCGTATTCAATAAACTCACTCCGATGAATAAGGCCGCTCTTAAAGCAAAAAAAATCAGCTCTGAAATCGTTGGTGGAAATCTGTGTATTGTAGAGTCTACGGTAGGAACGTTCTATGGGCCAAAGTTTGCTGGAAAAATTGTTTTTTTAGAAGATATCGATGAGCGTGGATATGCTCTTGAAAGATCTCTGGAACATTTAAGAATTGCGGGAGCCTTCAAAGGCATCAAAGCCGTGGTGTTCGGTGATTTTGTGGGCGGTGAAGAGCGCGATGGTAAAGATTTAACGATGACTGCCCTCAAGCGTTTTGCTGAAAATTCTCCTTTTCCAGTGGTGAGAGGGGTGAAATCTGGTCATGGTGCTTTGGTGAGAACGCTACCATTTAAAACTCACGCGGATTTATTCTTAGGCAAGAAGGCGACCCTCGTTGTGGATACGGGTGGGAAATCCTAGTGGTTGAAAAGAAGATCAAAAAAGTTTTAGAGCCATTTGTCGGGAGCGTAACTCCTGGTTTGATGGTTCAGGCTTTTTATAAAGGGTCTAAGGTTATCGATCTCAAAGTGGGCGAGACTTATCCGTATTACGATCTTGCTTCGCTGACCAAAGTTCTTTTTACGACGACACTTTTTATGAATCTTTATGGGAAACAACCCAGAATTTTAGAGGATAAAGTTTTAAAATACATTCCTTGGTTTTTTCATCCTTCGCTTGCTGTAAGACAACTTTTAACTCATACCTCAGGGCTCACTTGGTGGAAACCTCTCTATAAATCTCTGAATATGGATCTACATCGCGAAGCGAGGTGGGAAGCCTTGAAGCCATTGATCGCTGCGGAGAAATTAGAACTCACGCAAAAAGCGGTTTACTCAGATTTTAATTTTTTAATGCTCGGATATTTGTTAGAAGCAGAATATGAAAAACCTTTGAGTGAATTATGGAAAATGGTTCAAGAAGAGTTTGGGCTTACACATACAAATTTTCATATCGACAATAAGCCGGTTTTCGATACAAAAAAATATGCACCCACCGAGCAATGCCCATGGAGAGGAGTGCGCCTCCAAGGACAAGTGCATGATGAGAATGCATTTGCACTGGGTGGTGTGGCTCCGCACGCAGGACTCTTTGGACCCATTGAAGAGCTCTCCCAATGGATTTTGAAGTTGAGAGAAATATATTTAGGGAGCGACAATAAGAAAAGTTTTTTTATCACTTCGGATACGGCCCAAACTTTTTTTCAAAGAGCGATTTCTCCAGAAGTTGGGGACTTTGCCTTGGGTTTTATGATGAAGAGCGGACAAAATTCGACCGCGGGAAATCTGATGTCGAGAAATACCATTGGACATACGGGATTCACCGGAACGTCCACGTGGTTTGATTTACAAAATGATTTAATCGTGAATGTCGTTTCCAATAGAGTTTATTTTGGTAGAGACAACGTTGAGCAGACAAGGCAGATGAGAATTGCAATTCATGATGCAATATTTAGAGAGGTCGTACATGGGTAAGCATACAGGAAAGCATATACATTTAATGGGAATTTGCGGGACGGCAATGGCATCATTGGCAGGGTTATTCAAATCTCTGGGAGCCAACGTTACGGGAAGTGATCAAAACGTATATCCTCCCATGTCGACTCAATTGGAAAAATTAGGAATTAAAATTAAAGAAGGTTACAAAAAAGAAAATCTAATTCCAAGACCAGATCTAGTGATCGTTGGAAATGTGATTCGTAAGGATTATGATGAGCCGATGGCACTATTAGCGTCTGATATTCCTTATACATCACTTCCTAAAGCCATCGGTGAATATGTGATCGAAGACCGTCACTCTATCGTAGTGAGTGGCACGCATGGTAAAACTACAACAACCTCGATGATGGCGTGGGTAGCAGAATGCGTGGGGGAGAAGCCAGGATTCTTAATCGGAGGTATTCCAAGAAATTACACTTACTCATTTAAAATCCCTGAAGGAAATTTCTTTGTGATCGAAGGTGACGAGTATGATACGGCTTTCTTTGATAAAGTTCCTAAATTTGTGCACTACAAACCAAAATCAGTAATTTTAACTTCGGTAGAGTTTGATCACGTGGATATTTACAAAGATATGTCGGAAGTTAAAAAAGCTTTCGATCTTTTAATGAACCTCATTCCAGCGGATGGAAATTTGATTTCTTGGGCTGAAGGAGAACATGTTGTCGATGCAGCAAAGAAATGCAAAGCTAAAAATAATTTGTCTTATGGTTTAAATAAAGGCGATTTCCAAGCCAAAAATATCACTTTTGATAACGATTTCTGTCAATTCGATGTGGAATTAAAAGGCGAAAAAATTGACCACATAAAGTTAAAAGCTTTTGGGAAACATAATATTTTAAATGCCCTCGCAGTTTACGCGCTAGCAAAAACCTTAAATTGGGATTTGGCAAAAGTTAGAAAAGGGTTAGAAACCTTTGAGGGCGTAAAACGTAGACAAGAAATTATTGGAACTCCCAATAATATCACGGTGATTGAAGATTTTGCCCATCATCCAACGGCAGTGGACGTGACAGTGGAGTCCATCAAAGAAAGATATCCTAAAAATAAAGTCTTCGCGCTATTTGAACCCCGATCAGCGACTTCTAGAAGAAATATTTTTCAAGATGATTATATTAGTGCCTTTGCAAAAGCTGACGTGACAATTTTGCCTGATGTTTATAGCGCGCAAACGCTCAAGGAAGATGAAAGATTATCTCCGGAAATCATAGTGAAGGCTCTTCAGAAAAAAGGCAAAGAAGCCCACCTGATTCCACATATCGATGATATCGTCAGTTTTTTGAAGAACAACGCCAAGCCTGGAGACGCAGTTCTCGTTATGTCTAACGGCGCCTTCGGTGGAATCTATCAAAAAATTCTCACCGCGTTGGCAAAATAAAGATCATAGAATAAATTTTTCTTATCGAGAGCATTTGCAATCCCTTGGATAACCTAGACCAAAGCAGGTATTTTAATGGATGTACACTATGTTAGCATGATTTTATTACTCAACCTTTAGCTAGTCTGGCCTAATTGTTTGTGCAAAACCAAACAAGGGGTGGGAATGAAAAAGCTTTTAGTATTATCAACGTTAGTTCTATCGGTTTTCTTGGGGACAGGAATCTCTTTCGCAGCGGACAGTGAAGTGAGTTACATCGTGCGCTTTAAGCCACAAGTAAATGCTAATAAAATGATGGCTGTAAGATCATTTGCTGGAGCAAAATTAGAAGTTCTAGTTCCAGAATTAAATCTTTATAAAGTTACAATGCCTGCATCAAGACTCAATATGCTTTCAGTCTTGAGAAACAATGAATCTGTAAAGTACGCTCAAGCTGATCATTCTGTGAAATTGAGAGAAGTCGTTCCTAATGATCCAAGTTTCGCTCAACAATGGGGTTTGAAAAATCCAAATGGCGCGGACATCAAGGCCACAGAAGCATGGGCTCTTGGAACAAAAGGTACAAATCTGGACGGTCAAGATGTAGTCGTGGCCGTTGTTGATGGCAGTGTTGAAGTTGGTCATAAAGACTTAAAAGAAAACATGTGGGCGAACAAAGGCGAAGTTGCTGGGAACGGTATCGATGACGATAAAAATGGTTATATCGATGATATCCATGGCTGGAATGCAAAAACCAATAGTGGAAATTTAGGAGCAGCAAACGGCCACGGAACACATGTAGCGGGAACAGTGTCTGCAAAATCAGATAACGGGAACCAAGTTGCTGGTGTTAACTGGAACGTAAAAATTATGTCGGTCAATGGTGCTTCTGGAACAACTTCCGTTGTGGCAAAAGCTTACGGTTATGTATTGAAGCAAAAGAAATTATTTATAGAATCTAAAGGTGCTCAAGGCGCAAACATTGTAGCCACTAATTCTAGCTTTGGTGTGGACCAAGCGAATTGCGCAAGCTCTGACTTCCCAGTTTGGAATGATCTCTATGAAGAAATGGGTAAAGCGGGAATTATTTCAGCGGCAGCAACTGCCAACGCAGCTTGGGACATCGATGCTGTAGGTGACGTGCCAACAGGTTGTGCGAGTGAGTATATCTTTGCTGTGACCAACACAACAAACATGGATAAAATCAATGACGGTGCAGGGTGGGGAACAAAGATGATTGATATTGGTGCTCCAGGTACGGATATCCTTTCAACTTACACCAACAATTCTACAAGTTCATTGACGGGAACATCAATGGCAACTCCGCATGTGGCAGGAGCCGTAGCATTCCTTCACACAGTTGCGTCTCCGCAATTGGCAGAGATTATCAGAAATAATCCGGCAGAAGGTGGATTGATCGTTAAAAAAATCTTAATGGAAACCGTAGATCCAATTGCAGACCTCAAAGGCAAAACAGTATCTGGCGGAAGATTGAATTTGGCAGAAGCTGCTAAAAAAGCTTACAACTACGTATCTAAGAAATAATATTTAAGAATCTAGGGCGAGGCTCTCTTTATTTGAGAGTTCTCGTTTGCTTAAGCGGCCTGTTTTTTGCGAACGTATTCAAGTTTCATCCAAGTACGGATTTGTTTACGAACGGCATCACCTACGCCGACGAACACAAATTTACATTGGTAGTCGTTGTTTCCTTGAAGTTTATCTGACTTATAACATCTTCCGATCACTTCGGCTTGCTTGTCTGTTTTGAAAACCGGCGAGTAGAATGTTACATATTCACCGGGTTGATAAGCTCGGTTGCATCGTAAGATCAATCCAAATTCACTGATGTCTTCAATAACAAAGTTGTAAGCCACGTTCACAGGTTGAACTGTCGGCATGGTGTAGAGTTCTTTTTTGTAAGAACCATTGGTCGAAACTAGCAACGAAAATTTTTGTCTAAAATTTGGAGCATCAACGGGTTTCAAGATATAATCTAAGAAAAGTCCACCGATGGTCATCTTTCTTACAAAATCGATATCTTCGTTGTAGCTCAAGAGCACTACAGGGACTAATTTGTTCTGCTCTAATGTGATTTTTTTTCGGAATTCTTCCATGTACTTTGTAGGGCTTCCCGTAATTTGTGAAGCTTCCATAAAGATAAAATCAAAAACCTTTTCATTGATGGCTTTGTAAACGTGTTCCATCGGATCTAATGTTTTTCCCTTAGGGATTTCTTCCGGTGGAATAGGGGGAGGAATAATAAAGGTGTGCACATCCTCGGACTTATGAGAGGCAGCTTCATCTTCAGAGCCAGTCAAAGCCAAAGCTTCTTTCATCAGCTTTAGATTGGCTTCGTCTTTATCTATTAAGAGAATCTTTGCCATAAAAAATTACCTGTACCCTCTAATGACTTTTCGCCTTAAGTCTCTAAACACTTAACTTAGACTTAAGAATAGAAATTATAAGATACGCTTATGTTCACTTTGAGAATGAAATAGTAAGAGTGTTGTACTATTGTTGCTTTTAAGAAGGGCCGACTACGATCCGGACAATGTTTTTTCATCTGCTAGCAATAAATGTCACTATCTCAAAATGAGACGAATCAATCATGCATAACCTAGTTTTATTCGAGATGGATGGCACTTCGCTTGCCTATATAAAGGTAGGAGAACTATTTTATGAAAAAGTCATTAGTCGTATTAACAC from Bdellovibrionota bacterium includes the following:
- a CDS encoding LD-carboxypeptidase; the encoded protein is MKHWKYLSAGDIVDVIAPSSYTSKKNLKAGVEYLKSLGLVVRMPKDLVRPDFVYANNTKKTLEHMKKAFYSKDSKAVWCLRGGSGGFRLMNELYKWKKPKHKKIFIGISDTTFIHLFLNQKWGWATLHAPMVSMLGPKKTSRAEKKDLEKAIFGKSNKAVFNKLTPMNKAALKAKKISSEIVGGNLCIVESTVGTFYGPKFAGKIVFLEDIDERGYALERSLEHLRIAGAFKGIKAVVFGDFVGGEERDGKDLTMTALKRFAENSPFPVVRGVKSGHGALVRTLPFKTHADLFLGKKATLVVDTGGKS
- a CDS encoding serine hydrolase domain-containing protein, which codes for MVEKKIKKVLEPFVGSVTPGLMVQAFYKGSKVIDLKVGETYPYYDLASLTKVLFTTTLFMNLYGKQPRILEDKVLKYIPWFFHPSLAVRQLLTHTSGLTWWKPLYKSLNMDLHREARWEALKPLIAAEKLELTQKAVYSDFNFLMLGYLLEAEYEKPLSELWKMVQEEFGLTHTNFHIDNKPVFDTKKYAPTEQCPWRGVRLQGQVHDENAFALGGVAPHAGLFGPIEELSQWILKLREIYLGSDNKKSFFITSDTAQTFFQRAISPEVGDFALGFMMKSGQNSTAGNLMSRNTIGHTGFTGTSTWFDLQNDLIVNVVSNRVYFGRDNVEQTRQMRIAIHDAIFREVVHG
- the mpl gene encoding UDP-N-acetylmuramate:L-alanyl-gamma-D-glutamyl-meso-diaminopimelate ligase — encoded protein: MGKHTGKHIHLMGICGTAMASLAGLFKSLGANVTGSDQNVYPPMSTQLEKLGIKIKEGYKKENLIPRPDLVIVGNVIRKDYDEPMALLASDIPYTSLPKAIGEYVIEDRHSIVVSGTHGKTTTTSMMAWVAECVGEKPGFLIGGIPRNYTYSFKIPEGNFFVIEGDEYDTAFFDKVPKFVHYKPKSVILTSVEFDHVDIYKDMSEVKKAFDLLMNLIPADGNLISWAEGEHVVDAAKKCKAKNNLSYGLNKGDFQAKNITFDNDFCQFDVELKGEKIDHIKLKAFGKHNILNALAVYALAKTLNWDLAKVRKGLETFEGVKRRQEIIGTPNNITVIEDFAHHPTAVDVTVESIKERYPKNKVFALFEPRSATSRRNIFQDDYISAFAKADVTILPDVYSAQTLKEDERLSPEIIVKALQKKGKEAHLIPHIDDIVSFLKNNAKPGDAVLVMSNGAFGGIYQKILTALAK
- a CDS encoding S8 family serine peptidase, which encodes MKKLLVLSTLVLSVFLGTGISFAADSEVSYIVRFKPQVNANKMMAVRSFAGAKLEVLVPELNLYKVTMPASRLNMLSVLRNNESVKYAQADHSVKLREVVPNDPSFAQQWGLKNPNGADIKATEAWALGTKGTNLDGQDVVVAVVDGSVEVGHKDLKENMWANKGEVAGNGIDDDKNGYIDDIHGWNAKTNSGNLGAANGHGTHVAGTVSAKSDNGNQVAGVNWNVKIMSVNGASGTTSVVAKAYGYVLKQKKLFIESKGAQGANIVATNSSFGVDQANCASSDFPVWNDLYEEMGKAGIISAAATANAAWDIDAVGDVPTGCASEYIFAVTNTTNMDKINDGAGWGTKMIDIGAPGTDILSTYTNNSTSSLTGTSMATPHVAGAVAFLHTVASPQLAEIIRNNPAEGGLIVKKILMETVDPIADLKGKTVSGGRLNLAEAAKKAYNYVSKK